The Pseudanabaena galeata CCNP1313 genome includes a region encoding these proteins:
- a CDS encoding ABC transporter ATP-binding protein, with amino-acid sequence MQSAVRIENLRKTYGETVAVNGISLNVTQGQIYGLLGPNGAGKTTTMRCLCTLTTPDSGLIEVAGATEARAIRNRLGYVAQEVALDKVLTGRELLRFQAALYHIPPKQIGDRIDSVLDLLQLEPYADKLSGTYSGGLKKRLDLAAGLLHQPSVLILDEPTVGLDIQSRIAIWEFLRKLRASGVTVLISSHYLEEIDALADRVAIIDKGQIIAEGTTNDLKTKVGGDRITVRIREFAERREAEHAKKILQQLPIVQSITINSAQGNAVNLFVTPDTNAISEIQNILAAVDIEIFSLSQSRPSLDDVFLAATGQTILDAEITQSEILTATKNKKKGK; translated from the coding sequence ATGCAATCGGCAGTAAGAATTGAAAATCTCAGGAAAACCTATGGCGAGACTGTTGCTGTAAATGGAATCTCTCTAAATGTTACGCAGGGACAAATTTATGGTTTACTTGGTCCAAATGGGGCTGGCAAAACTACAACCATGCGCTGTCTTTGTACGCTGACTACACCTGATTCAGGATTGATCGAAGTGGCTGGGGCAACTGAGGCAAGAGCAATCCGCAATCGTCTTGGCTATGTTGCTCAAGAGGTTGCGCTCGATAAAGTACTGACTGGGCGAGAATTATTGCGTTTTCAAGCGGCGTTGTATCACATTCCTCCAAAACAAATCGGTGATCGCATTGATAGCGTATTAGATTTACTGCAACTAGAGCCTTACGCTGATAAGCTCTCTGGGACATATTCGGGTGGTCTAAAAAAGCGTTTAGACTTGGCTGCGGGTTTACTCCATCAACCATCGGTACTCATTCTTGATGAGCCGACAGTAGGTCTAGATATCCAGAGTAGGATCGCAATTTGGGAGTTTTTACGCAAGCTCCGAGCTTCTGGTGTGACTGTATTGATTAGTAGTCACTACCTTGAAGAAATTGATGCGCTTGCCGATCGCGTGGCAATTATTGATAAGGGGCAAATTATTGCTGAAGGCACAACCAATGACTTAAAGACTAAGGTTGGTGGCGATCGCATCACAGTAAGAATTCGTGAGTTTGCGGAGCGTCGTGAAGCCGAACATGCGAAAAAGATTTTGCAACAATTACCAATTGTGCAGAGCATCACAATTAATTCGGCTCAAGGTAATGCTGTGAACTTATTTGTCACTCCTGACACTAATGCCATCAGCGAAATTCAAAATATTTTGGCGGCAGTTGATATTGAAATATTTAGCCTTTCCCAGTCTCGTCCAAGTCTTGACGATGTATTTCTTGCAGCGACTGGGCAAACCATTCTTGATGCTGAGATTACTCAATCTGAAATATTAACCGCTACTAAAAATAAAAAAAAGGGTAAGTAA